A stretch of DNA from Vibrio gallaecicus:
TGAAGGTTCTAAAGCATTTACTAAAGACTTCTTAGCTCGCCATGACATTCCAACAGGTTACTACGCAAACTTCACTGAGATTGAGCCAGCACTTGCTTACGTACGCGAGCAAGGTGCTCCAATTGTAGTGAAAGCTGACGGTCTTGCGGCAGGTAAAGGCGTTATCGTTGCGATGACTCTTGAAGAAGCTGAAGACGCAATCAAAGACATGCTAGCGGGCAATGCATTTGGTGAAGCAGGTAGCCGCGTAGTCATTGAAGAGTTCCTTGAAGGCGAAGAAGCAAGTTTCATCGTGATGGTTGATGGCGCAAGCGTACTGCCTATGGCCACCAGCCAAGATCACAAACGTGTTGGCGACAAAGACACAGGTCCTAACACTGGCGGCATGGGTGCTTACTCTCCTGCTCCTGTCGTTACTCCAGAAATCCACAACCGCATCCTTGAAGAAGTTATCTACCCAACGGTACGTGGTATGGATGCAGAAGGCGCGCCTTACACGGGTTTCCTTTACGCTGGTCTAATGATTGATGCTGATGGCACGCCAAAAGTTATCGAATATAACTGCCGCTTTGGCGATCCTGAAACGCAACCTATCATGATGCGCATGGAATCAGACCTAGTTGAGTTATGTCTAATGGCTGTTAACGAAAAGCTAGACGAAGCAGAATCTAAATGGGATCCTCGCGCTTCTATCGGCGTGGTCCTTGCCGCTGGCGGTTACCCTGCTGATTATGCAAAAGGTGATGTTATTACTCTTCCTACAAGCGAAGTTGAAGGTCAAAAAATCTTCCACGCAGGTACAGCGAATAACGAAGCTGGCGATGTTGTGACAAACGGCGGTCGTGTACTTTGTGCGACAGCATTAGGTAATACGGTTTCTGAAGCTCAGGAGCGCGCCTACGCCTTAACTAAGCAAGTTAGCTGGAATGGTATGTTCCACCGCAATGACATTGGTTACCGTGCGATTGCGCGCGAGCAAGAGTCATAGAGATAAGAGAATACTCTCTAAAATATAAAAGGTGCTGAGATGCACCTTTTTTATTGCCATATTATAAGTTGAACTGATGGCTTAGTTATTAGAATAACGTTATTCCACCGAAGCTATGGCGACAACGTTATTACGGTAAAACTACTGCGGCAACAGTTCTGGTCGGGTAATACAATCTTGGCTGTCTTCCGATAACATAAGCAACTCTTCAACTGACACTTTGTTTAAATATTTACGTCCCAGAAAAGCAGCATAGCTATCCACACTTGCTAAACGCTCAATCACAAAACTCGGTAAAGTTTGGTTAAATTCTAGATTCTCAAATTCAGAACCTGAACATGTCTCGAATGTTTTACCATCCCAGTAACCTTGCATCAGCTCTAAACCATCGCCGTTTTGCTTCGTGGCGTTATCAATGACAGATTGCGCTTCTTTTTGATAACGCTGTAATTGGACAGGTTGGATTGGCAGAACTCGACCATCAATACGATACTGCTGGTAAACCGCCTCACCCGTTTTATTGAAACGGATATGGACTCGATAAGGTACTAAAGTGTTTGAAGTATCTCGTTGCTTGCCTTCGCGTACGAGTTCCCTGAGCTCACCTTCTTTCCAACTGTAATCACTTTTGTACCAACCGTAATCACCTACAACAACATAATCAGAAGCAGTATGAGGGCTAGTTAATTTATTAGTGATCCAGTAGAAGCTGGTTGCATCACCCATAACTTGTCCACCTGTAAAGGTTTCAAATTGTTCTAGGTTTTGACGTGGATTGGATGAAGAGCACCCAAGAAGAAATGTCGATAATAGTGAAGCTAAGAGAAATGCTTTATTCATAAAACCTGTACCGAGGTGAGAAATA
This window harbors:
- the purD gene encoding phosphoribosylamine--glycine ligase → MNVLIIGAGGREHALGWKAAQNPNVETVFIAPGNAGTALEPKLENVNIGVEDIAGLVAFAQEKKIELTIVGPEAPLVIGVVDAFREVSLPIFGPTQAAAQLEGSKAFTKDFLARHDIPTGYYANFTEIEPALAYVREQGAPIVVKADGLAAGKGVIVAMTLEEAEDAIKDMLAGNAFGEAGSRVVIEEFLEGEEASFIVMVDGASVLPMATSQDHKRVGDKDTGPNTGGMGAYSPAPVVTPEIHNRILEEVIYPTVRGMDAEGAPYTGFLYAGLMIDADGTPKVIEYNCRFGDPETQPIMMRMESDLVELCLMAVNEKLDEAESKWDPRASIGVVLAAGGYPADYAKGDVITLPTSEVEGQKIFHAGTANNEAGDVVTNGGRVLCATALGNTVSEAQERAYALTKQVSWNGMFHRNDIGYRAIAREQES
- a CDS encoding DUF1481 domain-containing protein codes for the protein MNKAFLLASLLSTFLLGCSSSNPRQNLEQFETFTGGQVMGDATSFYWITNKLTSPHTASDYVVVGDYGWYKSDYSWKEGELRELVREGKQRDTSNTLVPYRVHIRFNKTGEAVYQQYRIDGRVLPIQPVQLQRYQKEAQSVIDNATKQNGDGLELMQGYWDGKTFETCSGSEFENLEFNQTLPSFVIERLASVDSYAAFLGRKYLNKVSVEELLMLSEDSQDCITRPELLPQ